Proteins co-encoded in one Euleptes europaea isolate rEulEur1 chromosome 1, rEulEur1.hap1, whole genome shotgun sequence genomic window:
- the LOC130493307 gene encoding zinc finger protein OZF-like, whose protein sequence is MSTLHLAENLDVTLVGSEETVLIHSLCGGVETAAAPPVQSPLSYEEVAVYFTQAEWALLDLDQRALHREDMLAAHMEEAAGGFQGFSLGKANNDDSQGNFRDGDAPQRQEGGHTDKRMDKPVPSQAGDDQWNEGDEEVHQLLPDKVKNEDVKGNECSECGKRFSRSGTLQEHQRTHTGEKPFECSECGKRFSRSGDLQEHQKTHTGEKPFECLECGKRFSQTGHLKRHLRKHTGEKPFECSECGKKFSLTGSLRVHFKTHTGEKPFECSECGKKFSRSDKLQTHFRIHTGEKPFECSECGKRFSQSSHLQIHQTTHTWEKPFECSECGKRFSRRGDLQEHQRTHTGEKPFECLECGKRFSRSGTLKEHQRAHTGEKAFECLECGKRFSRSGTLQQHQRNHTGEKPFECSECGKRFNRTFDLQEHQRTHTGEKPFECSECGKRFSLSGSLRMHFKTHTGEKPFECSECGKKFSFSSNLQRHVRTHTGEKPFECSECGKRCSHSGALKDHQRTHTGEKPFECSECGRRFSHSSHLQRHLRTHTGEKSFECS, encoded by the exons ATGTCAACATTGCATCTGGCCgaaaacctggatgtgacattAGTGG GCAGTGAAGAGACAGTGTTGATCCATTCTCTTTGCGGAGGtgtggaaacagctgctgcacctccagtccag tctccacttTCCTATGAGGAGGTAGCTGTGTATTTCAcccaggcagagtgggccctgctggatctggaCCAAAGAGCGCTCCATAGGGAAGACATGCTGG CAGCACATATGGAGGAGGCAGCTGGAGGATTCCAGGGGTTCTCTTTGGGAAAAGCCAACAATGATGACTCCCAAGGGAACTTCAGGGATGGAGATgcaccacagaggcaggagggaggaCACACAGACAAGAGGATGGATAAGCCCGTTCCATCCCAAG caggggatgatcagtggaatgagggtgATGAGGAAGTGCATCAGCTACTGCCAGATAAAGTGAAGAATGAAGATGTGAAAGGAAAT gaatgctcggagtgtggaaagagattcagtcgcagtggtactcttcaagagcatcaaagaacccacacaggggagaaaccttttgaatgctcggagtgcgGAAAgcgattcagtcgcagtggcgatcttcaagagcatcaaaaaacccacacaggagagaaaccgtttgaatgcttggagtgtggaaagagattcagtcaaactGGCCATCTAAAAAGGCATCTAAGaaaacacacaggagagaaaccttttgaatgctcagagtgtggaaagaaattcagtctgaCAGGCAGTCTTCGAGTGCATTTCaaaacccacactggggagaaaccttttgaatgctcagaatgtggaaagaaatttagTCGCAGTGACAAACTTCAAACACATttcagaatccacacaggggagaaaccttttgaatgctcagagtgtggaaagagattcagtcaaagtagccatcttcaaatacatcaaacAACCCACACatgggagaaaccttttgaatgctcagagtgtggaaagagattcagtcgtaGAGGCgatcttcaagagcatcaaagaacccacacaggggagaaacctttcgaatgcttggagtgcggaaagagattcagtcgcagtggcactcTTAAAGAGCATCAAAgagcccacacaggggagaaagcttttgaatgcttggagtgtgggaagagattcagtcgcagtggcactcttcaacagcatcaaagaaaccacacaggggagaaaccttttgaatgctcggagtgtggaaagagattcaatcgcACTTTCgatcttcaagagcatcaaagaacccacactggggagaaaccttttgaatgctcggagtgtggaaagagattcagtctgagtggcaGTCTTCGAATGCATTTCaaaacccacactggggagaaaccttttgaatgctcagagtgtggaaagaaatttagtttcagtagcaatcttcaaagacatgtcagaacccacacaggggaaaaaccttttgaatgctcagagtgtggaaagagatgcaGTCACAGTGGCGCACTTAAAgatcatcaaagaacccacacaggagagaaaccatttgagtgctcagagtgtggaaggagattcagtcacagtagccaccttcaaaggcatctaagaacacacacaggagagaaaagtTTTGAATGTTCatag